GGGAACGCCAGTGGCAGGCCGGGGACCTGCTGCGCACCCGCCGCAACAACCGGCACCTGCCGGTGGGCGACGGCCACGTGCGCAACGGCGACCTCTACCTGGTCACCGCCGTCGCCCCCGAAGGTTTGACCGTCCTGGAACGCCGCGGTCGCGGTTGGGCCTTCCTGCCGGGCGATTACGTGGCCGCCCACGCCGAACACGGGTGGGCCGCCACCATCGACTCCGCCCAAGGCGCCACCGTCGACGTCGGCCTGGTCCTGGTGCGCCCCGGCGTGGACCGAGAGCACCTGTACGTGGCCATGACCCGTGGCCGGGAAGCCAACCACGCCTACATCACCGGCGACACCATCGACCCGATCGACCGCCACGGCCCAACGCCCCGGCCGTACGACGACCGCACCACCACCGTCGAGGACCGCGCGATCGACATCCTCGCCACGGCTTTGGCCAACTCCGGCGCGCAGGACTCCGCCCACACGATGCGCGAGAACGCCCGCCATCGCGCGGCCGAGCAGACCGGTCACGCCGCCGAGGCCACCGCGATGATGGAGGCCGCCCGGGCCCGGATCATTCCCGCCGAACACACCGCCCGCGTCGCGGAACTGACCCGACTGCGCGAGCAGCGCGCACACCTCGACGGTGAACGCGACCGACACAACCGGCTCGCCCAACTTGCCCGCACCGACCTGGCCGAGACCCCGCGGTGGCGCCGCGGCCTGCGCAACGAACTGCTCACGGCCATCACCGCCCACCAGAGCGGCGCCGACCGCACCTTCGCCCCGGCCGCAACGCTCGACCGCGGAATCACGACGCTGACACGACGGGTCGAGGACGACACCCGGCAACGCGAACAACAACGACGCACCCGGACCATGCGCACCGAGCAGGGCACCACCGGCGAGGCCTACCTCGCACCGGCCCAACCAGCCGGTAAGGCGGAGCACCTGGACCTGCACGCGATGCGCCGCGGCTCCTTCGCGATCCACCGCGATGTGTCGGTACGCAGACGCGACCGCGACCTCGAGCGCATCGCCGAGCAGAACCGACGCATCCACCACGACCGCGACCACAGCCGGGGCCGCGACGACGGCCGGGCCATCGGAATCTGACTCGGACCGTTGACCCGGGACTGGATAACCCCAGTCAACTGGTCGGTCGCGCACACATGAGTGATGTTGGGACCGACAACGACCGCCCGGTACCGCGGCGAGGAACCGTGGGAGCCCCGGGCCTTTGAGGGGGTTCGCCATGCCAGTGCAGCTCTACACCGTCGACGAGGCTGCGCAACGGCTGAACACGACCACTCGATTCATCCGGCGCCTGATCGCCGAACGGCGCATCGCCTTCACGAAGGTCGGCCGCCACGTCCGCATCGAGTCCGACGTCCTCGACGACTTCATCGCCGCCGGGCGAGTAGAACCGGATCCAGGAGGCCCGCAACTGCCCTCGACGCGCTGCTTTGACCGCTCGATCTGGCCAGAATCTGGCCAAAATGTTCGATGATTTGTTCTAAAAGTGGCTCTGACCTGCGGAAACGTGTGTGCCCCCGGCAGGATTCGAACCTGCGCTTTCGCCTCCGGAGGGCGACGCTCTATCCCCTGAGCTACGGGGGCTCGGGACCGCGCAGACTTTATCAGCCTCGTGCAGGTGCCAGCGCTGCTCCGCGGTCGGCGGCCGCTGGGCCCTCGGCCATAAACTTGGCGGGTGACGCCCGCCGAACTCGCCGATGCCGTGCAGATAGCCGTGTACACCGCTGTGCAGGCGGGGGAGTTGGACGTCGCGGTGCCGCGCACCATCCACGTCGAGCGGACGAGGCGGCGGGATCACGGCGATTACGCGACC
The sequence above is drawn from the Sporichthyaceae bacterium genome and encodes:
- a CDS encoding helix-turn-helix domain-containing protein; the encoded protein is MPVQLYTVDEAAQRLNTTTRFIRRLIAERRIAFTKVGRHVRIESDVLDDFIAAGRVEPDPGGPQLPSTRCFDRSIWPESGQNVR